In Nocardia sp. NBC_00403, the DNA window CACGACCCGTCCACGCAGGACCACTGCGTAGGGCTCGGTGAGGACAGCCGGGGTGACGCGAGGGTCGTCCGGATAGACAACAAAGTCCGCGGGCGCACCGTGCTCGATGCCGGGGCGGCGCAGCCAAGCACGCGCATTCCACGAGGCGGCGCCGAGGGCATCGTGGGTGGAGAGCCCGGCCCCGGACAGGGCCGTGATTTCGTCGGCGATGCGGCCGTGCCGGATGGAACCGCCCGCGTCGGTGCCCGCGAAGATCGGAACGCCCGCGTCGTGCGCATTGGCGACGGTGGTGCGGACGCGGCGGTGGAGATCGCGCATGTGGGCGGCGTAGGTGGGGAATTTGGCCGCGTTGTCGGCAATCTCCGGGAAGGTATCGATGTTGACGAGGGTGGGGACGAGGGCGGTGCCGTGCTCGACCATCAGCGCGATGGTGTCGTCGGTGAGGCCGGTGCCGTGTTCGAGGCAGTCGATGCCCGCATTGATCAGGCCGGGCAGAGCGTCCTCGCCGAAGACATGTGCGGTGACGCGGGCGCCGTTGGCGTGCGCGGCATCGATGGCTTCCTTCAGGATGG includes these proteins:
- a CDS encoding amidohydrolase family protein, translating into MHLRGVVLPDDVVRDLWVRDGLVSFEPVPGAETLCGSGWIVPGLVDAHCHVGIRYGGGAEDRDGAIAQAETERDVGALLLRDAGSPIDTHFIDDHEDLPRIIRAGRHIARPRRYVRELGIELDDERDLPEIIAEQARFGDGWVKIVGDWIDRSVGDLRPLWSDAILKEAIDAAHANGARVTAHVFGEDALPGLINAGIDCLEHGTGLTDDTIALMVEHGTALVPTLVNIDTFPEIADNAAKFPTYAAHMRDLHRRVRTTVANAHDAGVPIFAGTDAGGSIRHGRIADEITALSGAGLSTHDALGAASWNARAWLRRPGIEHGAPADFVVYPDDPRVTPAVLTEPYAVVLRGRVVKTRNPVTGHR